ATCGAATCCTTTTTCGGCCGCAAGACATCCGATTTCAGCACAGAGTCCCCCCATGGTCCAACCGGTATCCACCACTAAAATTCTTCCGGTCTTTCTGAGCGATTCGAGGATGATCGTCTCATCCAACGGCTTAAGCGTCCGCAGATCGATCACATCGGCGGTAATATCCGAATCTTTTAATTTGTCGAGCGCTTTCATCGCTAGATCTAATACATGAGAAGCGCCAACGATGGTGAGATCTTTTCCCTGTCGGCGATAGATCCCTTTTCCAATCGGGACGGTATAAATTCCTTCCGGCACAACCCCCTGCTGCTTCATTAACCAACGGTGCTCAAAAATAAGGACAGGGTTATTATCATAAATGGCGGCGAGCATCAGGCCCTTTGCATCATGGGGCGTACTCGGCATCACGATCTTCAAGCCTGGAACTCCCAGCAAAAGCCCCTGGATCGCTTGGGAGTGTTGCGCACCGGAACCCCAACCCCGCCCGATCGCAGACCAGACAACCATGGGGACTCTCGTCTGCCCATTATCCATGTAAGTGAACTTCGCCGCATGCGTCACCAACTGATTGAAAGCCAACAAAAGAAAATCTGGACGATTATGCATGTAAACGGGGCGCATACCATTCATCGCGGCGCCGACACAAACGCCCATCATTCCTTCTTCAGAGAGGGGCGTATCAAAGACCCGATCGTGACCGAATTTTTCCGGCAGGCCTTTTGTCGTACCAAACATTCCTCCCGGATCATCTACACCCTGCCCGAGCACGAATACGGAGCGATCTTTATCTAGCGCGAGAGAGAGCGCCTCGTTTAGAGCCTGAGCATAACCCAAGATCCGTCCTTCGGAAGGATCTGGCACATCATATACCAGAGAATTGACTAGTCCTTCATCCCAAGGCATTCAAATCACCTCTTAATCACTATAAACGTGAGTATAAAGATCTTTTTCCTTTGGCATCGGACTCGCAATGGCGTGGGCAAATGCCTCCTGGATTTCTTGGTTAATCTCACTCTCCATTTGTTCTCGCTGCATACCGTTTATATCA
The Candidatus Manganitrophaceae bacterium DNA segment above includes these coding regions:
- a CDS encoding alpha-ketoacid dehydrogenase subunit beta, which produces MPWDEGLVNSLVYDVPDPSEGRILGYAQALNEALSLALDKDRSVFVLGQGVDDPGGMFGTTKGLPEKFGHDRVFDTPLSEEGMMGVCVGAAMNGMRPVYMHNRPDFLLLAFNQLVTHAAKFTYMDNGQTRVPMVVWSAIGRGWGSGAQHSQAIQGLLLGVPGLKIVMPSTPHDAKGLMLAAIYDNNPVLIFEHRWLMKQQGVVPEGIYTVPIGKGIYRRQGKDLTIVGASHVLDLAMKALDKLKDSDITADVIDLRTLKPLDETIILESLRKTGRILVVDTGWTMGGLCAEIGCLAAEKGFDDLRSPVRRIGMPDIPTPAGFTLEQYIYPSVDKIENTIKEMCKK